The genomic region CACTTTGGCAATGTAGGCGGTGTGAGAAGTTGTAGCTTCGCTAGTTCATCATAGCCGTAATTGGGTAAACAGTATTGCCATTGCTCATTGCTGAACGGCGGTGCGTAACTTAGCCAAGTATCATTCTTGGACCAGTCTTGAATCAGCGCGGAGGAAACCAGCGTCGGAGTTGCTTCGTTGACAGGATGTTTGAGCAAAATAAAATGCTTACCTGCCTGAGAAAGGTGCAATAAAGGCAACATCTCAAACCATTTCTCACCCTTGATGAATACCTCAAGATTGCTTAAAGCAATGGCATCGCAGATTGGCATTCCTTGTGGGTGACTCGGTGTTTGTACCAAAAGTGGGTCATGCTCGATCTGCTCAATGATCGCACCATAATAAGCACTGTCATTGATGGGGAGGTCGACATGATAAAGAGGGCCTGAATTTAATGGTGATTTTGCTTTTATCGCAGCAATTTCGCACTCACACCAAAAATCTAACCAATGCATATAGCACTGTCCTACCGCTTCCTCAAGGCGCACGATCTCTGCTGATAATGCATTTGGATAGCGTTGAATCAGATCTCGATAGTCCATTAATTCAAACAGTACCGAATAGCTTTTGTTTTGATGCTCAGGGAAAAGTAATTCTAATTGGCTTCTACGATATTCAGTCACGTTTTGGAAAAGCTCAGTGCGCTCTTGTGACTGATAAGTGTTGATGACGAGCTCTATCAGCGCTCGCTGTTTTATTTCGATAGACAGACTGCTAGCCAACAGTGAGCCTAAAGACGACATTAATTTCATGTTTAACCTAGCCTAGGTTTATATAATTATTTTTATTCGCTCTGCACTATCTACAGGACACTGATTTTAGGTATGTATTTGAAGTTAGGTTACTTTGAGCGAGCTAATCGTAACTTTACTTGTGTCTATAGTGTGCGAGGTAAGTTGCATAATCGGGCGAGATTTTACTACTTGCGCTCACTCTTAACAATAAAGATTTACCATATCTGAATGAAATCAAGGATGAATAAAATATAATATTATCAACAGCTTGTAGGTTGAATTGACGTTTTTAAACCAGACATGATCAAGCCGAGCATAAACTTTTGAGTTTATAAAATAATCTTAAATATCTATTTTTTGAACCAACATCATAATCCATATCAAGGTGAGCCCATCTTATTAATCATGAGGGGGAATATCAGTAACTCAAAGCATTTGGTTAAATGATTGGTTGTATTTGTCTTATACTCGCTTATTACATCGCTATCATTTTAACGATTTAAATATCAGAGGAGTAAAAGCAGGGCATTAGTGTCCGGCTTTGTTTTTCTGACAATCTTCTGTGTTTATAGAGTAGTTACACCATAATCTCTGATGAAGTGATGACATTCGAGGTTTAAGCTTGCCTGCATATGAAACATTATGGCGAGTAATCCCTCGTGAATGATTGAGGTAGAGAGAATTTATGAAGAAAGTACTATTGGTAAGCTTGTTTAGTGTTGCGGCGCTAGCAGGGTGTAGTCAAAAATCTGAGGTTCCAACTCAACCGCAAGAGAATACGAACCCTATCTGTAGCACAAAAGATCTGACTGGTGGTTGGTCGCAAAGCGATATAACACCAGAAGCTAAGCAAGCTTTAGACGTGGTTCTTGCCCAAATGAACACTTCAGCTGGGCTCAAGCAGATCTTGAGTGTTCGAACTCAGGTTGTCGCGGGTTTGAATTACGCTATTGAGTTTGAAATGGATAATGGTGAAGTGTGGAATACCATCGTCTATCGCTCTCTACAAGGTGACATCGAAATGACGCAGCCTGCACAGAAAGGCCGTTTGTGTTCATAGTTTAGAGGCGTCTGTAACTTGTTAGACAGCAAATGAAAAATGGCTCCGTATCGGGAGCCATTTTTGTTTTTAAGAAGATAGATTTATAGAACGTTTTAATCGGCCAGTTCGGGTTCAGCTAACTCTTGTATACAAGCGCGGCTGATGTCTTCATCAATATAGGCCATTCCCAGCTTGTTTAAGTAATCCATACGATCAGCAGTGCGAAGTTCAATGTCAGGGCCTGCTATGTTGTTCTCTTGATAAACCTTAGCCATGTGAACCATGAACTGTTCGCCAACAC from Vibrio gigantis harbors:
- a CDS encoding acyl-homoserine-lactone synthase, which gives rise to MKLMSSLGSLLASSLSIEIKQRALIELVINTYQSQERTELFQNVTEYRRSQLELLFPEHQNKSYSVLFELMDYRDLIQRYPNALSAEIVRLEEAVGQCYMHWLDFWCECEIAAIKAKSPLNSGPLYHVDLPINDSAYYGAIIEQIEHDPLLVQTPSHPQGMPICDAIALSNLEVFIKGEKWFEMLPLLHLSQAGKHFILLKHPVNEATPTLVSSALIQDWSKNDTWLSYAPPFSNEQWQYCLPNYGYDELAKLQLLTPPTLPKCYSLPEFDQQFQLQLSAKHALCEVLRLTVSGNTQQKLYFLYLAQKELMSVLHQIGYKIGFTIIEQPFMLQFYQTINAHAYFHSGYCELNGDGTTIYRGFWNFEMMVEAFNDVDFRNYKRAVRESRKLGSSEKLSSVEKPSSLRKDEHV
- a CDS encoding cystatin family protein; the protein is MKKVLLVSLFSVAALAGCSQKSEVPTQPQENTNPICSTKDLTGGWSQSDITPEAKQALDVVLAQMNTSAGLKQILSVRTQVVAGLNYAIEFEMDNGEVWNTIVYRSLQGDIEMTQPAQKGRLCS